A region of Chiloscyllium plagiosum isolate BGI_BamShark_2017 chromosome 37, ASM401019v2, whole genome shotgun sequence DNA encodes the following proteins:
- the LOC122541273 gene encoding bromodomain-containing protein 2-like isoform X1 yields the protein MEEDAAEALGDRIAGERLQGDAGNGITGLSADPGSGKRIRKPSMLYEDFESPTMSTSIHSQNNFVISPPPPEVSNPKKPGRVTNQVQYMQKVLMKALWKHQFAWPFYQPVDAVKLSLPDYHKIIKQPMDMGTIKKRLENNYYWSASECMQDFNTMFTNCYIYNKPTDDIVLMAQTLEKLFLQKVAQMPQEEVELTPAPKSKQSKGRKTGGVPSVPGGVTVSQVPMVSSVSQPTAYSPPTPEVPTPILDVSQTSVISTPIMHKPSHSPPQSVLSVPPPAQPVTKKKGVKRKADTTTPTTSVVTTSGESSPSVAESKAAKIPVRRESGRPIKPPKKDLPDSQQHQSSKKGKLSEQLKYCNGILKELLSKKHAAYAWPFYKPVDAKALGLHDYHDIIKHPMDLSTIKRKMDEREYQDAQEFAADVRLMFSNCYKYNPPDHDVVAMARKLQDVFEFRFAKMPDEPIEFAPPPAPTPLPPVSKSSSDSSSNSSSESSSDTETSDDSEEERANRLAELQEQLRAVHEQLAALSQAPMSKPKKKRDKKEKKDKKKRKDKHKVKDEDEKISKSSKSKAAPKKQSKKASGGSSSGSNNKQPKKVKQPPPPPPPPPPPPGYDSEEEDNCRPMTYDEKRQLSLDINKLPGDKLGRVVHIIQSREPSLRDSNPDEIEIDFETLKPSTLRELERYVMSCLRKKPRKPYSKKQAGKTKEELALEKKKELEKRLQDVSGQLNPSKKPPKKATEKPDPVQPVGPSRLSASSSSSSGSDTSSTSSGSSSSDTSDSDSG from the exons ATGGAGGAGGACGCGGCCGAGGCTTTGGGAGATCGGATAGCGGGCGAAAG GTTGCAGGGGGACGCTGGTAATGGGATAACTGGGCTGTCTGCTGATCCAGGGTCTGGGAAGCGCATCCGCAAGCCGTCTATGCTGTATGAAGATTTTGAGAGTCCCACAATGTCTACTTCAATTCATTCTCAGAACAATTTTGTAATTAGTCCTCCTCCACCTGAGGTATCCAACCCTAAGAAACCTGGCCGAGTGACTAACCAGGTTCAGTACATGCAGAAAGTGCTGATGAAAGCCCTTTGGAAACACCAGTTTGCGTGGCCGTTCTATCAACCAGTGGATGCAGTGAAACTCAGTCTCCCG GATTACCATAAAATAATCAAGCAGCCAATGGACATGGGCACTATTAAGAAGCGTTTAGAAAATAATTATTACTGGAGTGCCAGTGAGTGCATGCAGGACTTCAACACAATGTTCACTAACTGTTATATTTACAACAag CCTACAGATGATATTGTGTTGATGGCTCAGACTCTGGAAAAGCTTTTCCTGCAGAAGGTGGCGCAGATGCCCCAGGAGGAAGTGGAATTAACACCTGCACCAAAATCCAAGCAGTCAAAGGGTCGTAAAACAGGAG GGGTGCCCTCAGTCCCAGGAGGAGTGACTGTGTCTCAGGTCCCAATGGTGTCATCTGTGTCTCAACCAACAGCCTACTCTCCTCCGACACCAGAAGTGCCCACACCTATTCTTGATGTGTCTCAGACGTCTGTCATCTCTACACCAATTATGCATAAGCCCTCACATTCTCCCCCTCAGTCGGTACTCTCAGTACCACCCCCTGCACAGCCTGTCACCAAG aaGAAAGGAGTAAAGAGGAAAGCAGATACAACAACCCCAACCACTTCTGTTGTCACGACAAGTGGAGAATCATCCCCATCAGTAGCAGAAAGCAAGGCTGCAAAGATTCCAGTCAGACGGGAAAGTGGCAGACCCATCAAACCACCAAAAAAAGACTTGCCAGACTCTCAGCAACACCAGAGTTCAAAGAAAGGCAAATTAAGTGAACAGCTGAAGTACTGTAATGGTATCTTGAAAGAGTTGCTGTCAAAGAAGCATGCAGCATATGCCTGGCCCTTTTATAAACCAGTGGACGCCAAAGCTCTTGGGCTTCATGACTACCATGACATAATCAAGCATCCGATGGATCTGAGCACTATCAAA AGAAAGATGGATGAACGAGAATATCAGGATGCACAAGAATTTGCAGCTGATGTCAGGTTAATGTTCTCAAATTGTTACAAGTATAACCCACCAGACCATGATGTGGTTGCCATGGCCAGGAAACTGCAG gATGTCTTTGAATTCCGTTTTGCCAAGATGCCAGATGAGCCTATAGAATTTGCACCTCCACCTGCACCAACTCCACTTCCTCCTGTGTCCAAATCATCATCTGATTCTTCTAGTAACAGCAGCAGTGAGAGCTCTTCTGACACAGAGACTTCTGATGATTCAGAAGAAGAGCGAGCTAATCGTCTGGCTGAACTGCAGGAGCAG TTAAGGGCTGTCCACGAGCAGTTAGCTGCCCTCTCACAGGCTCCTATGTCCAAACCAAAGAAAAAGCGGGacaagaaagagaagaaagacaaaaagaaaaggaaagataaGCACAAAGTGAAAGACGAGGATGAAAAAATATCCAAATCATCCAAATCAAAAGCCGCACCGAAGAAACAGTCCAAGAAAGCATCTGGAGGCAGCAGTTCAGGGAGTAACAATAA GCAACCCAAGAAGGTAAAACaacctccacccccaccaccaccaccaccaccacctcctggcTATGATTCAGAAGAAGAAGATAACTGTCGGCCCATGACATACGATGAAAAGCGGCAGTTGAGCTTGGACATTAATAAACTGCCTGGTGACAAGCTAGGCCGTGTGGTACACATCATCCAATCTCGAGAGCCATCACTTCGAGACTCCAACCCTGACGAGATTGAGATAGACTTTGAAACGCTAAAGCCATCCACTCTTCGAGAGCTTGAACGCTATGTTATGTCCTGTTTACGGAAGAAACCTCGCAAGCCTTACT CCAAGAAACAAGCAGGGAAGACCAAGGAAGAATTGGCTCTGGAGAAGAAGAAAGAGTTAGAAAAAAGGCTGCAGGATGTGAGCGGACAACTGAATCCTAGTAAAAAACCTCCTAAGAAAG CAACTGAGAAGCCAGATCCAGTTCAGCCAGTAGGCCCTTCACGCCTCAGCGCCAGCAGCAGCAGTTCTTCAGGATCTGACACTAGTAGCACTTCCAGTGGATCAAGTTCATCAGACACCAGTGATTCTGACTCTGGTTAG
- the LOC122541273 gene encoding bromodomain-containing protein 2-like isoform X2, with translation METATHPGLDRLQGDAGNGITGLSADPGSGKRIRKPSMLYEDFESPTMSTSIHSQNNFVISPPPPEVSNPKKPGRVTNQVQYMQKVLMKALWKHQFAWPFYQPVDAVKLSLPDYHKIIKQPMDMGTIKKRLENNYYWSASECMQDFNTMFTNCYIYNKPTDDIVLMAQTLEKLFLQKVAQMPQEEVELTPAPKSKQSKGRKTGGVPSVPGGVTVSQVPMVSSVSQPTAYSPPTPEVPTPILDVSQTSVISTPIMHKPSHSPPQSVLSVPPPAQPVTKKKGVKRKADTTTPTTSVVTTSGESSPSVAESKAAKIPVRRESGRPIKPPKKDLPDSQQHQSSKKGKLSEQLKYCNGILKELLSKKHAAYAWPFYKPVDAKALGLHDYHDIIKHPMDLSTIKRKMDEREYQDAQEFAADVRLMFSNCYKYNPPDHDVVAMARKLQDVFEFRFAKMPDEPIEFAPPPAPTPLPPVSKSSSDSSSNSSSESSSDTETSDDSEEERANRLAELQEQLRAVHEQLAALSQAPMSKPKKKRDKKEKKDKKKRKDKHKVKDEDEKISKSSKSKAAPKKQSKKASGGSSSGSNNKQPKKVKQPPPPPPPPPPPPGYDSEEEDNCRPMTYDEKRQLSLDINKLPGDKLGRVVHIIQSREPSLRDSNPDEIEIDFETLKPSTLRELERYVMSCLRKKPRKPYSKKQAGKTKEELALEKKKELEKRLQDVSGQLNPSKKPPKKATEKPDPVQPVGPSRLSASSSSSSGSDTSSTSSGSSSSDTSDSDSG, from the exons ATGGAAACGGCCACTCATCCGGGGCTCGACAG GTTGCAGGGGGACGCTGGTAATGGGATAACTGGGCTGTCTGCTGATCCAGGGTCTGGGAAGCGCATCCGCAAGCCGTCTATGCTGTATGAAGATTTTGAGAGTCCCACAATGTCTACTTCAATTCATTCTCAGAACAATTTTGTAATTAGTCCTCCTCCACCTGAGGTATCCAACCCTAAGAAACCTGGCCGAGTGACTAACCAGGTTCAGTACATGCAGAAAGTGCTGATGAAAGCCCTTTGGAAACACCAGTTTGCGTGGCCGTTCTATCAACCAGTGGATGCAGTGAAACTCAGTCTCCCG GATTACCATAAAATAATCAAGCAGCCAATGGACATGGGCACTATTAAGAAGCGTTTAGAAAATAATTATTACTGGAGTGCCAGTGAGTGCATGCAGGACTTCAACACAATGTTCACTAACTGTTATATTTACAACAag CCTACAGATGATATTGTGTTGATGGCTCAGACTCTGGAAAAGCTTTTCCTGCAGAAGGTGGCGCAGATGCCCCAGGAGGAAGTGGAATTAACACCTGCACCAAAATCCAAGCAGTCAAAGGGTCGTAAAACAGGAG GGGTGCCCTCAGTCCCAGGAGGAGTGACTGTGTCTCAGGTCCCAATGGTGTCATCTGTGTCTCAACCAACAGCCTACTCTCCTCCGACACCAGAAGTGCCCACACCTATTCTTGATGTGTCTCAGACGTCTGTCATCTCTACACCAATTATGCATAAGCCCTCACATTCTCCCCCTCAGTCGGTACTCTCAGTACCACCCCCTGCACAGCCTGTCACCAAG aaGAAAGGAGTAAAGAGGAAAGCAGATACAACAACCCCAACCACTTCTGTTGTCACGACAAGTGGAGAATCATCCCCATCAGTAGCAGAAAGCAAGGCTGCAAAGATTCCAGTCAGACGGGAAAGTGGCAGACCCATCAAACCACCAAAAAAAGACTTGCCAGACTCTCAGCAACACCAGAGTTCAAAGAAAGGCAAATTAAGTGAACAGCTGAAGTACTGTAATGGTATCTTGAAAGAGTTGCTGTCAAAGAAGCATGCAGCATATGCCTGGCCCTTTTATAAACCAGTGGACGCCAAAGCTCTTGGGCTTCATGACTACCATGACATAATCAAGCATCCGATGGATCTGAGCACTATCAAA AGAAAGATGGATGAACGAGAATATCAGGATGCACAAGAATTTGCAGCTGATGTCAGGTTAATGTTCTCAAATTGTTACAAGTATAACCCACCAGACCATGATGTGGTTGCCATGGCCAGGAAACTGCAG gATGTCTTTGAATTCCGTTTTGCCAAGATGCCAGATGAGCCTATAGAATTTGCACCTCCACCTGCACCAACTCCACTTCCTCCTGTGTCCAAATCATCATCTGATTCTTCTAGTAACAGCAGCAGTGAGAGCTCTTCTGACACAGAGACTTCTGATGATTCAGAAGAAGAGCGAGCTAATCGTCTGGCTGAACTGCAGGAGCAG TTAAGGGCTGTCCACGAGCAGTTAGCTGCCCTCTCACAGGCTCCTATGTCCAAACCAAAGAAAAAGCGGGacaagaaagagaagaaagacaaaaagaaaaggaaagataaGCACAAAGTGAAAGACGAGGATGAAAAAATATCCAAATCATCCAAATCAAAAGCCGCACCGAAGAAACAGTCCAAGAAAGCATCTGGAGGCAGCAGTTCAGGGAGTAACAATAA GCAACCCAAGAAGGTAAAACaacctccacccccaccaccaccaccaccaccacctcctggcTATGATTCAGAAGAAGAAGATAACTGTCGGCCCATGACATACGATGAAAAGCGGCAGTTGAGCTTGGACATTAATAAACTGCCTGGTGACAAGCTAGGCCGTGTGGTACACATCATCCAATCTCGAGAGCCATCACTTCGAGACTCCAACCCTGACGAGATTGAGATAGACTTTGAAACGCTAAAGCCATCCACTCTTCGAGAGCTTGAACGCTATGTTATGTCCTGTTTACGGAAGAAACCTCGCAAGCCTTACT CCAAGAAACAAGCAGGGAAGACCAAGGAAGAATTGGCTCTGGAGAAGAAGAAAGAGTTAGAAAAAAGGCTGCAGGATGTGAGCGGACAACTGAATCCTAGTAAAAAACCTCCTAAGAAAG CAACTGAGAAGCCAGATCCAGTTCAGCCAGTAGGCCCTTCACGCCTCAGCGCCAGCAGCAGCAGTTCTTCAGGATCTGACACTAGTAGCACTTCCAGTGGATCAAGTTCATCAGACACCAGTGATTCTGACTCTGGTTAG
- the LOC122541273 gene encoding bromodomain-containing protein 2-like isoform X3 translates to MLYEDFESPTMSTSIHSQNNFVISPPPPEVSNPKKPGRVTNQVQYMQKVLMKALWKHQFAWPFYQPVDAVKLSLPDYHKIIKQPMDMGTIKKRLENNYYWSASECMQDFNTMFTNCYIYNKPTDDIVLMAQTLEKLFLQKVAQMPQEEVELTPAPKSKQSKGRKTGGVPSVPGGVTVSQVPMVSSVSQPTAYSPPTPEVPTPILDVSQTSVISTPIMHKPSHSPPQSVLSVPPPAQPVTKKKGVKRKADTTTPTTSVVTTSGESSPSVAESKAAKIPVRRESGRPIKPPKKDLPDSQQHQSSKKGKLSEQLKYCNGILKELLSKKHAAYAWPFYKPVDAKALGLHDYHDIIKHPMDLSTIKRKMDEREYQDAQEFAADVRLMFSNCYKYNPPDHDVVAMARKLQDVFEFRFAKMPDEPIEFAPPPAPTPLPPVSKSSSDSSSNSSSESSSDTETSDDSEEERANRLAELQEQLRAVHEQLAALSQAPMSKPKKKRDKKEKKDKKKRKDKHKVKDEDEKISKSSKSKAAPKKQSKKASGGSSSGSNNKQPKKVKQPPPPPPPPPPPPGYDSEEEDNCRPMTYDEKRQLSLDINKLPGDKLGRVVHIIQSREPSLRDSNPDEIEIDFETLKPSTLRELERYVMSCLRKKPRKPYSKKQAGKTKEELALEKKKELEKRLQDVSGQLNPSKKPPKKATEKPDPVQPVGPSRLSASSSSSSGSDTSSTSSGSSSSDTSDSDSG, encoded by the exons ATGCTGTATGAAGATTTTGAGAGTCCCACAATGTCTACTTCAATTCATTCTCAGAACAATTTTGTAATTAGTCCTCCTCCACCTGAGGTATCCAACCCTAAGAAACCTGGCCGAGTGACTAACCAGGTTCAGTACATGCAGAAAGTGCTGATGAAAGCCCTTTGGAAACACCAGTTTGCGTGGCCGTTCTATCAACCAGTGGATGCAGTGAAACTCAGTCTCCCG GATTACCATAAAATAATCAAGCAGCCAATGGACATGGGCACTATTAAGAAGCGTTTAGAAAATAATTATTACTGGAGTGCCAGTGAGTGCATGCAGGACTTCAACACAATGTTCACTAACTGTTATATTTACAACAag CCTACAGATGATATTGTGTTGATGGCTCAGACTCTGGAAAAGCTTTTCCTGCAGAAGGTGGCGCAGATGCCCCAGGAGGAAGTGGAATTAACACCTGCACCAAAATCCAAGCAGTCAAAGGGTCGTAAAACAGGAG GGGTGCCCTCAGTCCCAGGAGGAGTGACTGTGTCTCAGGTCCCAATGGTGTCATCTGTGTCTCAACCAACAGCCTACTCTCCTCCGACACCAGAAGTGCCCACACCTATTCTTGATGTGTCTCAGACGTCTGTCATCTCTACACCAATTATGCATAAGCCCTCACATTCTCCCCCTCAGTCGGTACTCTCAGTACCACCCCCTGCACAGCCTGTCACCAAG aaGAAAGGAGTAAAGAGGAAAGCAGATACAACAACCCCAACCACTTCTGTTGTCACGACAAGTGGAGAATCATCCCCATCAGTAGCAGAAAGCAAGGCTGCAAAGATTCCAGTCAGACGGGAAAGTGGCAGACCCATCAAACCACCAAAAAAAGACTTGCCAGACTCTCAGCAACACCAGAGTTCAAAGAAAGGCAAATTAAGTGAACAGCTGAAGTACTGTAATGGTATCTTGAAAGAGTTGCTGTCAAAGAAGCATGCAGCATATGCCTGGCCCTTTTATAAACCAGTGGACGCCAAAGCTCTTGGGCTTCATGACTACCATGACATAATCAAGCATCCGATGGATCTGAGCACTATCAAA AGAAAGATGGATGAACGAGAATATCAGGATGCACAAGAATTTGCAGCTGATGTCAGGTTAATGTTCTCAAATTGTTACAAGTATAACCCACCAGACCATGATGTGGTTGCCATGGCCAGGAAACTGCAG gATGTCTTTGAATTCCGTTTTGCCAAGATGCCAGATGAGCCTATAGAATTTGCACCTCCACCTGCACCAACTCCACTTCCTCCTGTGTCCAAATCATCATCTGATTCTTCTAGTAACAGCAGCAGTGAGAGCTCTTCTGACACAGAGACTTCTGATGATTCAGAAGAAGAGCGAGCTAATCGTCTGGCTGAACTGCAGGAGCAG TTAAGGGCTGTCCACGAGCAGTTAGCTGCCCTCTCACAGGCTCCTATGTCCAAACCAAAGAAAAAGCGGGacaagaaagagaagaaagacaaaaagaaaaggaaagataaGCACAAAGTGAAAGACGAGGATGAAAAAATATCCAAATCATCCAAATCAAAAGCCGCACCGAAGAAACAGTCCAAGAAAGCATCTGGAGGCAGCAGTTCAGGGAGTAACAATAA GCAACCCAAGAAGGTAAAACaacctccacccccaccaccaccaccaccaccacctcctggcTATGATTCAGAAGAAGAAGATAACTGTCGGCCCATGACATACGATGAAAAGCGGCAGTTGAGCTTGGACATTAATAAACTGCCTGGTGACAAGCTAGGCCGTGTGGTACACATCATCCAATCTCGAGAGCCATCACTTCGAGACTCCAACCCTGACGAGATTGAGATAGACTTTGAAACGCTAAAGCCATCCACTCTTCGAGAGCTTGAACGCTATGTTATGTCCTGTTTACGGAAGAAACCTCGCAAGCCTTACT CCAAGAAACAAGCAGGGAAGACCAAGGAAGAATTGGCTCTGGAGAAGAAGAAAGAGTTAGAAAAAAGGCTGCAGGATGTGAGCGGACAACTGAATCCTAGTAAAAAACCTCCTAAGAAAG CAACTGAGAAGCCAGATCCAGTTCAGCCAGTAGGCCCTTCACGCCTCAGCGCCAGCAGCAGCAGTTCTTCAGGATCTGACACTAGTAGCACTTCCAGTGGATCAAGTTCATCAGACACCAGTGATTCTGACTCTGGTTAG